In one Chelmon rostratus isolate fCheRos1 chromosome 7, fCheRos1.pri, whole genome shotgun sequence genomic region, the following are encoded:
- the mffa gene encoding mitochondrial fission factor homolog B isoform X2 has translation MNGAAFPSPTAEMAEMNRIQYELEYTEGISQRMRIPEMLKVAPQARDNHSVGSQDVPQGVMMQVPERIVIAGDSNDPQFPRPRDLDLIQSTPLETLSLKTPPRVLTLNERPLDFLEEEQRAAPESEEVLRPQGRLRRERSASENAAARHHSQLMHNDSAKPSLRGGSASSSNPLHESRLALSTYEATLDGGPDDMTVVDATTLRRQLIKLNRRLQHLEEENKERARREMILYSVTVAFWLVNTWVWLRR, from the exons ATGAACGGAGCAGCATTCCCTTCCCCCACGGCAGAGATGGCGGAGATGAACCGTATCCAGTATGAGCTGGAGTACACCGAAGGGATCAGCCAGAGGATGCGCATCCCTGAGATGCTCAAAGTGGCTCCTCAAGCCCGCGACAACCACAGTGTTGGATCTCAGGATGTCCCCCAGGGTGTCATGATGCAAGTCCCGGAAAGAATTGTGATTGCAG GAGACAGTAATGACCCCCAGTTCCCCAGACCCAGAGACCTTGACCTAATCCAGTCAACACCACTAGAAACCCTGTCACTGAAGACTCCACCCAGGGTCCTCACCCTCAATGAGCGGCCTCTGGACTTTCTGGAAGAGGAGCAGCGGGCGGCTCCAGAGAGTGAAGAGGTG TTGCGGCCCCAAGGACGATTACGACGGGAACGCTCAGCCAGTGAGAACGCAGCCGCTCGTCATCACAGTCAACTGATGCACAACGATTCCGC CAAACCATCACTGCGAGGGGGGTCGGCTTCAAGCTCCAACCCCCTGCATGAATCCAG GCTTGCATTGTCAACATACGAAGCCACACTGGACGGGGGGCCTGATGACATGACCGTGGTGGATGCAACAACACTTCGCCGTCAG CTTATCAAGTTGAACCGGAGACTCCAACAtttggaggaggagaacaaggagCGAGCAAGGCGAGAGATGATCCTGTACTCGGTCACTGTAGCGTTCTGGCTCGTCAACACCTGGGTGTGGTTGCGACGTTAG
- the mffa gene encoding mitochondrial fission factor homolog B isoform X1, producing MNGAAFPSPTAEMAEMNRIQYELEYTEGISQRMRIPEMLKVAPQARDNHSVGSQDVPQGVMMQVPERIVIAGDSNDPQFPRPRDLDLIQSTPLETLSLKTPPRVLTLNERPLDFLEEEQRAAPESEEVLRPQGRLRRERSASENAAARHHSQLMHNDSAATPSPPATVHPCPPLTVTEEEHNLYSASGVLSFIQSTTRRAYQQVLEVLDENPRSKPSLRGGSASSSNPLHESRLALSTYEATLDGGPDDMTVVDATTLRRQLIKLNRRLQHLEEENKERARREMILYSVTVAFWLVNTWVWLRR from the exons ATGAACGGAGCAGCATTCCCTTCCCCCACGGCAGAGATGGCGGAGATGAACCGTATCCAGTATGAGCTGGAGTACACCGAAGGGATCAGCCAGAGGATGCGCATCCCTGAGATGCTCAAAGTGGCTCCTCAAGCCCGCGACAACCACAGTGTTGGATCTCAGGATGTCCCCCAGGGTGTCATGATGCAAGTCCCGGAAAGAATTGTGATTGCAG GAGACAGTAATGACCCCCAGTTCCCCAGACCCAGAGACCTTGACCTAATCCAGTCAACACCACTAGAAACCCTGTCACTGAAGACTCCACCCAGGGTCCTCACCCTCAATGAGCGGCCTCTGGACTTTCTGGAAGAGGAGCAGCGGGCGGCTCCAGAGAGTGAAGAGGTG TTGCGGCCCCAAGGACGATTACGACGGGAACGCTCAGCCAGTGAGAACGCAGCCGCTCGTCATCACAGTCAACTGATGCACAACGATTCCGC TGCGACCCCGTCCCCCCCAGCCACTGTCCACCCTTGCCCCCCTCTCACCGTGACTGAGGAAGAACACAACCTGTACAGCGCTAGCGGTGTTCTATCTTTCATCCAGTCCACTACACGTCGAGCTTACCAGCAAGTCCTGGAGGTCTTGGATGAGAACCCTCGCAG CAAACCATCACTGCGAGGGGGGTCGGCTTCAAGCTCCAACCCCCTGCATGAATCCAG GCTTGCATTGTCAACATACGAAGCCACACTGGACGGGGGGCCTGATGACATGACCGTGGTGGATGCAACAACACTTCGCCGTCAG CTTATCAAGTTGAACCGGAGACTCCAACAtttggaggaggagaacaaggagCGAGCAAGGCGAGAGATGATCCTGTACTCGGTCACTGTAGCGTTCTGGCTCGTCAACACCTGGGTGTGGTTGCGACGTTAG
- the mffa gene encoding mitochondrial fission factor homolog B isoform X3: protein MNGAAFPSPTAEMAEMNRIQYELEYTEGISQRMRIPEMLKVAPQARDNHSVGSQDVPQGVMMQVPERIVIAGDSNDPQFPRPRDLDLIQSTPLETLSLKTPPRVLTLNERPLDFLEEEQRAAPESEEVLRPQGRLRRERSASENAAARHHSQLMHNDSALALSTYEATLDGGPDDMTVVDATTLRRQLIKLNRRLQHLEEENKERARREMILYSVTVAFWLVNTWVWLRR, encoded by the exons ATGAACGGAGCAGCATTCCCTTCCCCCACGGCAGAGATGGCGGAGATGAACCGTATCCAGTATGAGCTGGAGTACACCGAAGGGATCAGCCAGAGGATGCGCATCCCTGAGATGCTCAAAGTGGCTCCTCAAGCCCGCGACAACCACAGTGTTGGATCTCAGGATGTCCCCCAGGGTGTCATGATGCAAGTCCCGGAAAGAATTGTGATTGCAG GAGACAGTAATGACCCCCAGTTCCCCAGACCCAGAGACCTTGACCTAATCCAGTCAACACCACTAGAAACCCTGTCACTGAAGACTCCACCCAGGGTCCTCACCCTCAATGAGCGGCCTCTGGACTTTCTGGAAGAGGAGCAGCGGGCGGCTCCAGAGAGTGAAGAGGTG TTGCGGCCCCAAGGACGATTACGACGGGAACGCTCAGCCAGTGAGAACGCAGCCGCTCGTCATCACAGTCAACTGATGCACAACGATTCCGC GCTTGCATTGTCAACATACGAAGCCACACTGGACGGGGGGCCTGATGACATGACCGTGGTGGATGCAACAACACTTCGCCGTCAG CTTATCAAGTTGAACCGGAGACTCCAACAtttggaggaggagaacaaggagCGAGCAAGGCGAGAGATGATCCTGTACTCGGTCACTGTAGCGTTCTGGCTCGTCAACACCTGGGTGTGGTTGCGACGTTAG